In Daphnia pulex isolate KAP4 chromosome 7, ASM2113471v1, one genomic interval encodes:
- the LOC124198707 gene encoding ras-related and estrogen-regulated growth inhibitor-like, with the protein MNSSPIKGIRRKKSLLSEIKVLVVGGPSVGKSALTVRYLTKRYIGEYDHQSENRYKHEAMINGEPVIFEILDTCPKSDKDLLAVDSIQWADGFLLVYSILDKASFDYIQRFRRHVLEIRNIGSSSVSKADQQQQTGASSSTIPCVLVANKADMVHLRQVPTHEGEQLAKEMECYFAEVAAAEQVSSIADAFNELGREVHSVRRRSKPPMSSSSTHSTPSLFDRMLGSRSSAGIGSIRAYARGKSDSALPKD; encoded by the exons ATGAATTCGTCGCCAATCAAAGGCATACGGCGCAAGAAATCCTTGCTGAGCGAAATCAAGGTGCTGGTCGTCGGCGGTCCCAGTGTCGGCAAATCAG CGCTGACCGTGAGGTATTTAACCAAGCGTTACATCGGAGAGTACGACCATCAGTCGG AGAATCGATACAAGCACGAGGCCATGATCAATGGCGAACCAGTTATTTTCGAAATCCTCGATACGTGTCCCAAG tCGGACAAGGATTTGTTGGCGGTGGATTCGATTCAATGGGCCGATGGTTTCCTCCTGGTTTACTCGATACTGGACAAGGCGAGTTTCGACTACATCCAGCGGTTCAGGCGGCACGTCCTCGAGATCCGCAACATCGGATCCAGCAGCGTTAGCAAAGCggatcaacagcagcagacgggcgccagcagcagcaccattCCCTGTGTCTTAGTGGCCAACAAGGCCGACATGGTTCACCTCAGACAGGTGCCCACACATgaag GCGAACAATTGGCGAAGGAAATGGAATGCTACTTTGCCGAAGTTGCCGCTGCCGAACAGGTATCCAGCATTGCGGATGCTTTCAACGAACTCGGACGAGAAGTTCACTCTGTTCGGAGACGGTCAAAACCGCCAATGTCTTCCTCATCGACGCACTCTACGCCGTCACTTTTTGACCGCATGCTTGGCAGCCGATCCTCGGCCGGAATTGGCTCCATCAGGGCGTATGCACGCGGGAAATCCGACTCGGCTTTGCCAAAAGATTAA
- the LOC124198704 gene encoding torso-like protein: MSSHQLISSRACRRIGHVNSSSKMTSSHHYLTTLVNVIGCCVAFLTVTQCFAQQTTADSQRKSIVLRTLQQILSTGNHSMLSVQETDAVLPVGEAFNLFQSYGLLAFNVNVAPLILVSTPNSRAIGNGSPTPSPFTLPLFQMTTHPVLDQKLYTPDIRRPHMNIARGHQQLMEVMDRSVRLHLCRDTEALMIRFLSGFTVDGLSKPWWAFAAAWKKHVLPRIYGVPATYLSDDYIFLLVRIEKRSIVGSINGSMLLEPDLLAKLPSPDAGGKLDAVTKPWRSAVEFFVQFGTHVITDYSVGDALFQVIVYDASSLPLLSEKMLQLRAHVEQFNPVNATKLDWNNLLLKHSTPVHVGKLQLISGNRTLINWLESRLAVSTLPETIPSSIRLLGAPVLFNLFYRQMQPRAVLSMNMAAITKAIPEMSLRTWLDDILINLLRMWEYNM, from the exons AATAGTTCCTCCAAAATGACATCATCACATCATTATTTAACCACTTTAGTGAACGTGATTGGCTGTTGTGTAGCATTCCTGACTGTGACCCAATGCTTTGCCCAGCAGACGACAGCAGATTCCCAACGCAAGTCAATTGTCCTCCGCACTCTGCAGCAAATCCTATCGACGGGCAATCATTCGATGCTGAGCGTCCAGGAAACCGACGCCGTACTCCCAGTAGGCGAAGCTTTCAATCTGTTCCAGAGTTACGGTTTATTAGCGTTCAACGTGAACGTGGCACCTCTGATCCTGGTGTCAACCCCAAACAGCCGGGCAATTGGCAATGGATCGCCGACTCCATCGCCGTTCACGCTCCCCTTGTTCCAGATGACGACTCATCCGGTTTTGGATCAGAAACTCTACACGCCAGACATCAGACGTCCTCACATGAATATCGCCAg AGGGCACCAACAGCTGATGGAGGTGATGGATCGCTCCGTTCGACTCCACTTGTGTCGAGATACCGAAGCTCTGATGATTCGATTCTTGTCCGGATTCACCGTTGACGGATTGTCCAAACCCTGGTGGGCATTCGCAGCCG CCTGGAAGAAGCACGTCCTTCCACGAATTTACGGCGTTCCAGCTACTTACCTAAGCGATGACTACATCTTCCTcctg GTGCGCATTGAAAAGCGCTCGATTGTCGGATCGATCAACGGTTCAATGTTGCTGGAACCGGACCTACTGGCCAAGTTGCCGTCACCCGATGCTGGCGGCAAATTGGACGCTGTTACCAAACCTTGGCGTTCGGCTGTTGaatttttcgttcaattcGGCACTCACGTCATCACCGACTACTCGGTGGGCGATGCCCTATTCCAGGTGATCGTCTACGACGCTTCATCGTTGCCGCTTTTATCCGAGAAGATGCTGCAACTGAGGGCTCATGTCGAGCAATTCAATCCCGTCAACGCCACCAAACTCGACTGGAACAATTTGCTGTTGAAACACTCGACGCCCGTCCACGTTGGCAAACTCcaa tTGATTAGTGGCAACCGGACGTTGATCAATTGGCTGGAATCGAGATTGGCTGTGAGTACGTTGCCCGAAACGATTCCTTCGAGCATTCGCCTTTTGGGCGCACCAGTCCTATTTAACCTGTTCTACCGTCAAATGCAACCCAGAGCCGTTTTAA GTATGAATATGGCGGCAATAACCAAAGCGATCCCGGAGATGTCATTACGTACTTGGCTCGACGATATCCTGATCAATTTGCTACGAATGTGGGAGTACAACATGTGA